A stretch of Methylogaea oryzae DNA encodes these proteins:
- the fdhF gene encoding formate dehydrogenase subunit alpha has protein sequence MSLREKDYGTPASTSAKPVTLEIDGFSVTVPEGTSIMRAAASIGIEIPKLCATDSLEPFGSCRLCVVQIEGGRGLPASCTTPVGEGMKVVTQNERLGGLRRNIMELYISDHPLDCLTCSANGNCELQDMAGKVGLREVRYGYEGENHLQSEKDTSNPYFTFEPSKCIVCSRCVRACSEVQGTFALTIEGRGFDSKVSPSQNQPFLDSECVSCGACVQACPTATLMEKSVIEQGQPEHGIVTTCAYCGVGCAFVAEMKGSEVVRMTPYKDGGANHGHSCVKGRFAFGYATHKDRITKPMIREKITDAWREVSWEEAIGYAASRFKAIQEKYGRQSVGGITSSRCTNEETYLVQKLVRAGFGNNNVDTCARVCHSPTGYGLKRTLGESSGTQNFDSVMKSDVILVIGANPTDGHPVFGSLMKKRLRQGAKLIVADPRNIDLVKSPHVQAEYHLKLKPGTNVALVNSLAHVIVTEGLLNEAYVAERCDMESYAKWKSFVAEERNSPEAMEAVTGVAADAVRGAARLYATGGNGAIYYGLGVTEHSQGSTTVIGIANLAMATGNVGREGVGVNPLRGQNNVQGSCDMGSFPHELPGYRHVSEPATRGLFEKEWGVTLESEPGLRIPNMFSAALDGTFLGLYVEGEDIAQSDPDTQHVLSALSAMECVVVQDLFLNETAKFAHVFLPGSSFLEKDGTFTNAERRISRVRKVMAPLGGKADWEVTQALSNALGYPMNYKDPSEIMDEIARLTPQFHGVSYAKLEEKGSIQWPCNDEAPEGTPLMHVDHFVRGKGLFQVTEYVPTEERTSSKYPLILTTGRILSQYNVGAQTRRTANTAWHPEDRLEIHPHDAEDRGIKDGAWVGIKSRSGETVLRALVSERMQPGVVYTTFHHPFSGANVITTDNSDWATNCPEYKVTAVQVLPVTQPSEWQQQYQEFSEQQQSLLEQRAPVGAA, from the coding sequence ATGTCCCTACGCGAAAAAGATTACGGTACTCCCGCCAGCACGTCGGCCAAACCGGTTACCCTGGAAATCGACGGCTTCAGCGTTACCGTGCCGGAAGGCACCTCCATCATGCGCGCCGCTGCCAGCATCGGCATCGAAATTCCCAAGCTGTGCGCCACCGACAGTTTGGAGCCGTTCGGTTCCTGTCGCCTGTGCGTGGTGCAGATCGAAGGCGGCCGCGGTCTGCCGGCCTCCTGTACCACGCCGGTGGGCGAGGGCATGAAGGTCGTGACCCAAAACGAGCGTTTGGGCGGACTGCGCCGCAACATCATGGAGCTGTACATCTCCGATCATCCGCTGGACTGCCTCACCTGTTCCGCCAACGGCAACTGCGAATTGCAGGACATGGCCGGCAAGGTCGGCCTGCGCGAAGTGCGTTACGGCTACGAGGGCGAGAACCACCTCCAGTCCGAGAAGGACACCAGCAACCCGTATTTCACTTTCGAACCCAGCAAGTGCATCGTCTGTTCCCGTTGCGTGCGGGCCTGCTCGGAAGTGCAGGGCACGTTCGCCTTGACCATCGAAGGCCGCGGCTTCGATTCCAAAGTCTCCCCGAGCCAGAACCAGCCGTTCCTGGACTCCGAATGCGTGTCCTGCGGTGCCTGCGTGCAAGCTTGCCCCACCGCCACCCTGATGGAAAAGTCCGTCATCGAGCAGGGCCAGCCGGAACACGGCATCGTCACCACCTGCGCCTATTGCGGCGTGGGCTGCGCTTTCGTGGCGGAAATGAAGGGCAGCGAAGTGGTGCGCATGACCCCGTACAAGGACGGCGGCGCCAACCACGGCCATTCCTGCGTGAAAGGCCGCTTCGCTTTCGGCTATGCCACCCATAAGGACCGCATCACCAAACCCATGATCCGCGAGAAGATCACGGACGCGTGGCGCGAAGTGAGCTGGGAAGAGGCCATCGGCTATGCCGCCAGCCGCTTCAAAGCGATCCAGGAAAAATACGGCCGCCAGTCCGTGGGCGGTATCACCTCCAGCCGTTGCACCAACGAAGAAACCTATTTGGTGCAGAAGCTGGTGCGCGCCGGTTTCGGCAACAACAACGTGGATACTTGCGCCCGCGTCTGCCATTCGCCCACCGGCTACGGCCTGAAGCGCACCTTGGGCGAATCCTCCGGCACGCAGAACTTCGATTCGGTGATGAAAAGCGACGTGATCCTGGTGATCGGCGCCAATCCCACCGACGGCCATCCGGTGTTCGGTTCCCTGATGAAGAAGCGCTTGCGCCAGGGCGCCAAGCTGATCGTGGCCGATCCGCGCAACATCGACCTGGTGAAGTCGCCCCACGTGCAGGCCGAGTACCACTTGAAGCTCAAGCCCGGCACCAACGTCGCCCTGGTGAACTCCCTCGCCCACGTCATCGTCACCGAAGGCCTGCTGAACGAAGCCTACGTGGCCGAGCGTTGCGATATGGAATCCTACGCCAAGTGGAAGTCTTTCGTGGCGGAGGAACGCAATTCGCCGGAAGCCATGGAAGCCGTCACCGGCGTGGCGGCTGACGCCGTGCGCGGAGCGGCGCGCTTGTACGCCACCGGCGGCAACGGCGCCATCTACTACGGCTTGGGCGTGACCGAGCACAGCCAGGGTTCCACCACCGTCATCGGCATCGCCAACCTGGCCATGGCCACCGGCAACGTCGGCCGCGAAGGCGTGGGCGTCAATCCGTTGCGCGGCCAGAACAACGTGCAGGGTTCCTGCGACATGGGGTCCTTCCCCCACGAACTGCCCGGGTACCGCCACGTGTCCGAACCGGCCACCCGCGGCTTGTTCGAGAAGGAATGGGGCGTGACGCTGGAAAGCGAGCCCGGCCTGCGTATCCCCAACATGTTCTCCGCCGCCCTGGACGGCACGTTCCTGGGGCTGTACGTGGAAGGCGAGGATATCGCCCAGTCCGATCCGGACACCCAGCACGTATTGTCCGCCCTGAGCGCCATGGAATGCGTCGTGGTGCAGGACCTGTTCCTCAACGAAACCGCCAAGTTCGCCCACGTGTTCCTGCCGGGCTCCTCCTTCCTGGAAAAGGACGGCACGTTCACCAATGCCGAACGCCGCATTTCCCGCGTGCGCAAAGTGATGGCGCCGCTGGGCGGCAAGGCGGATTGGGAAGTGACCCAGGCGTTGTCCAACGCGTTGGGTTATCCCATGAACTACAAAGATCCGTCGGAAATCATGGACGAAATCGCCCGTTTGACGCCGCAGTTCCACGGCGTCAGCTACGCCAAGCTGGAAGAGAAGGGCAGCATCCAGTGGCCGTGCAACGACGAAGCCCCGGAGGGCACGCCGCTCATGCACGTGGACCACTTCGTTCGCGGCAAGGGCTTGTTCCAGGTGACCGAATACGTGCCGACGGAGGAGCGCACCAGCAGCAAATACCCGCTGATCCTCACCACCGGCCGCATCCTGTCGCAGTACAACGTGGGCGCCCAGACCCGGCGCACCGCCAACACCGCCTGGCACCCGGAAGACCGGCTGGAAATCCATCCCCACGACGCGGAGGATCGCGGCATCAAGGACGGCGCTTGGGTTGGCATCAAGAGCCGCTCCGGCGAAACCGTGCTGCGCGCCCTGGTGTCGGAGCGCATGCAGCCGGGCGTGGTGTACACCACCTTCCACCACCCGTTCTCCGGCGCCAACGTC